The segment TAGtttgtaaaattaaaatagaaTCTGTGATATCCATAACAAATTTACAATTTTCTTTTAGAAAAGACAAAATTTGTATTTTATctagataaaatataaataatttattaaatatagcATATAATGTCATaccatatgtatttatatcctttaatttttgtaaccaactatatataaaaggtCTATAACCTAAATCACTATctgaaatatatacaataccTGCCCTACTTACAGTAGCAGGTGAagcattatttaaattttcaaCTTCAAAAGCTATTTTAGTATTGTCAGTCATGGGAATTCTATCATTATTAGCTAgtgttaatattttattatcatctaaAACAGTATTTAGATTCTCAATCCATATAGCATCTACTGGACCATCACATACAATCcaagtattatattttaaattattattattatatttttcccaTATATTTGCAAAAATTCCTGGAGTCCATTCTTCACTCAAATTATCTTTAACACCATACATATGTTCAGATGTAATCGCTTTTGGATTTaatgttataatttttgtaaCACTTCCTATATTTGTTAAGGCAgatgttaatatatttaatatttctgtTTTCCCAGTTAATGTATTTCCAACAAGCATAAAACCATGACGAACTAATGATGTTTCATATAGCtgcaatatttttaatatccaTTTACCTTTTGCACacaatttctttttcttaattaTTTGTAATACATTCTCTTCAATTAATTGaaaacttttttttgttatattatgaaattttGGAAAAACATCAttcaataatgataaaaataataatacatcatCATGAATTAATTTGGATAAATTCATATCTCTCAATGTTCTCATAAGTAACatttcttcatcattttcatttggTCCAGCAGATCTTTTGGTATCACCAGCAGTACGTAATACAGAcaaaatatttcttaaacCGAAATCATAATGTTTCTGTTTAGATAACTGCTCTTCACATAAGTTATATAATGACTTAAATTTGTTACTTAAATTATCAATATCTAAATATCCAACAGATGCTAATttaacttttattattatttgccTATCTGGAACCATCATAGATATAAAtcgaaaaaatattttcaaattTTCTGGTAATAATTGTCTACCAGCATACCCAGGATTCATTGTAATAAAGTATGCAGATGATGGATTCAAATTTATAGATTTTGAATCTCctggaaataaaaaatatttcaatgATTGCTTTTTTGCTGTAACTATAGATTCAATTTGCATAGCTACAACAGATAACACATCTAAATTAATTCTATTAAATTCATCAAAACAACCCCATAACCCACTTCTACATAAtcctttaaatatttttgccatatctttatatttatgttgatTAGAACAATTTGTTactattacatatatacctAAGGTTCTACCTAAATCTTTAACGGTCTCCGTTTTTCCTGTACCCGCTGGCCCAGCCGGAGCTCCACCATAACATAAACCCAAAGCTTGAGCACAGGTTAAATAACATCGATCGGTCAAAGGAGTTATACATAATCTTTCTTTTATACCTAAATATtcataagaataaataaaatcgACATCAGATATACTTATtagaataatatttttttctactttataataaattcttGTTTGTTTTATCCAGTCAAAATCGGTAgttgttttaattttatgcTCTTTAATTTTTGCAGATATTTCTGTAAATAAATCTCTTTGGTGTACATGTATAGTAACTAATGTTTCATATTTGGTTCTATTTAGTTTAGTACCTAAATCagataaacatatatttacaagttctgacattatataattaatttttttattagtaacttttaaaatatttttttctgaatggtatttatatatacatttttctaTATCATTTGTCCACATTACTTGTAAACATATTAATGCAACTTGtgctatatttttatcacaaaattcttttaaatttagTGTTTTAAATAATTGTGATGAATTAGATACACCTAATttacattctttttttatagcTTTTTgcatttctttttctaataatataagccaattttctatattaccATCAATAGTAACATGATTTACTAACTGAACCGTTTCGATatcatctttttctttattattaatacatatgattctttttttattttgtatagtTTTAATagttaaataattaatagcatcaaataatttaattaattctGATTGTATGATATTAATATCTGAACCTTgagataatatttttaataatactaAATTGGATACAAAATAGAAACGAGGGAATTTGCTTCTTTTCCCTTCTAAATAAGATTCTAAAGATTTTTGACAACTTTCTAAACCTTTTTGCATATTTggtaataattcttttagcATACTACTTTGACAACATTCAATAACAATAGATGATTCGTTAgctatattaattatattaatccaATCCTTATCGATTTGATGAAATCGTTTTGATTCGATAGGCATTTGTCTAGCTATATCTCCACTAGTGAAAACACTTTCCATTGAACACCATAACATTTGTACTTTTATCCATCTTTCTACAATATCACTACAATcagataatttatttaataataataataatttgctTTTAAATGGTTTACTATATTTAGttgaatttatattatttaataatatttgacTTTCTTCTAAACTTTCTTGTATTTCAATAACTTTACTACCAACAAGTATACAAGCATAATCTCTATTTTTCCATTTACTAAATTGAAAACATGTTTCAttccatattttatattgttcattaattttttcttcaataCTGGCTTCTTTTTCTGCACTATCACAAATATCTAATATAtcatctttcttttttaataaatgataatttattatatccttaataaaaaaatccATATTATCTAAATCTAATttgtttaaattatttatgtattcttCTTCATCCAAATATGCGCTTTCTTCTAAAAGTCCCCCATCTTGAAatgatatatcttttttactGATTATTTCTTCATCCGTTTGAtcatttattctttttttattttctatattttttttcttcatcttctCATCTTCAAATTCACttgtattatacatattttcatCTGTATCACCATGAATaagatttatattatttttatcattattatcattattatcatttttttcgaACACATCCTTTTGAGTACTTGTTTTATTTGTCTGATGCTCCAAATCATTGATTAGTTCAACttgttttacatttttattttcgttACTCATTTGCTGAACATTTAAATCTTCAAGTACATTGTTCTTTTCCATATCCACCAAAGGGTCGATTTGGTGAACTTTCTCATTTATTACttgattattattgttattaatattattgtttttattattatttttattattgttacttTTATTGTTGATGTTGTCCTTTGGATGATCTTTTTGCTCATCTGCATAACTTttcttttgaatttttttctctttacctgtgatatctttttttttcttttccttcaaaatgtttattatttctatccAGTGTCTTTtgagaatattttttttctccagTTCATCTACAATTGGTGtaatttctttaaaataaaaaatttctttcattagatttttatatattacaataatcTTTAGATTTTTTGGTAATTGAGAACATTTCTTTTCAAAAGAtaaaatttcattttttaattctttcattttttgtatacCATCAAACCATTTAAGATTTTTCCATTCATTTaacttttcttttaattgtACATATAAATCATAAAGAGAATAGAAATTGTGAATTTCATTTGAACTTAGAAATAAATCAGAATGAGTTTGATGTTTCAAACCAAATATAGATTCCCCTTTATAATaactattatatttattttttaacatattaatttcttctttatatctttttaataattcaaaCGCATTCAATGGATTAATATGTTCACTTTTAAAATTCATTTTAAGAAAATGTTCTctaaatgtttttatatcaattttgaatgaataaatattatttatcaattcatttttcatagttgtttttttttcttgtattTCTTCTTCTACATGTTttgttaaatttattaattcattaaatttgcttaatattaaattctttttctctacctcaaatttataaaaggatacaaacttttttttcattacatttaatttattgaatgtaaataataaattcttattatatgaatcatCTAAGTTATATAACTGACCAGaagattttttcttttctaaattatttataaattttatttgataattctcttcttcatcataattatttgaaTGTCTTAATGAAtccatttgtttttttaaaaaattactCATATAAAATTCtaaaatatttaacataTCATTTATAGGATTTAAGACAATATCAATAGTTGATtcaaaaatatgtattttctttattatattaataacataatataatgaatCTATGTctataatctttttttttaattttatttttaatgtattaatttttttaattaacatATCACTTTTTTTCTTAAGAGGTTCAATAACATTTTTAGCACATTCTAATGCTTCATTttcaataatatttattaaatacattTTAAAGCTTTCTAAATTGaatttaaacatatttaGCATATAACAACTTtctatgttatttatatctttttttatttctataaatttttttattttctcttcttcttctttgtatttcttaaaattattattattattattattattattattattattattatcatcatcatcatcatcgtcatcactattatcaccattattattatcactgtcattatcatcactattatcaatattatcatcGTCTAAGATTCCCTTTGTACTACTCttcatatttacattttctaaatcatcttcattttctgtaaaatttaataagtttctttctttttcctcATCATCTTCTCTAtctttcatataattatccatgtctaatattttatcattcatcatatctttttgtttattataatcCCCTATCacattacttttattattattattattattattatcactattgttgttattattattattattttgttccttTTGTAAGtggaaattttttataatatatttatacttttcaaactttttaataaaattgtcAACCGCATTTTGAAATGcaaataatttatcatttaactttaataattctttttcgatatttttatcttctcTTATTTTCTCATAAAATTCAAAGTAATAATTCAAATTATCCACacaattttcattttccatATTTAACTCTTCTTCTATAGAATTTCCTGACTCATTCAAGTTATTTTTCGAAAAATAAGAGAAATCTAAAACTTGGtcaaatatattctttttttttttcttttttcttttaatttcatcatttgataaaaatttattttcttcatttttttgttcgcttctttttttaatttgatctcttttttttgttttattagaTAAATCTTCCATATCATgctcttcttcattttcagAGTTCCCATGAAATTGTCGTATTAAATCTTCTGTTGTTATCcaattatcaatatatattaaattattaatagaaacgttgataattttttttatattttccttaatGCTTTTAATGGAAggattaataataatatcattttcttgaattaataataaaatttcaaCAACATTGTAATTGTAATtgtaatcattattattattattattattattatttatatcactaTTCATGTTCTTATAATTCATCATATTGtccatattattttgtgTGCTAcctttgttattattattattattatcatcaaaatTTGACCatgtattaattaaaatcttaatattttttaagtatattttttttaaggtagacaaaaatatttcataataataatttctagtatttattatttcttcctttgttattatactttttaatttgtcttcatatacatattgtatattacttaaaatatcaaaaataGCTATTTGAATTTTCTTCGATATAGAATTACataaaattattcttttattaaacATTTTCTTTTGTCTATGTATAACCaatctttcatttttataatcaagGATTTTATAaagtaattttatattataatatatatgatcttttataatataatataaagaatttatagattcatcaaaataatataattctttaaataaGTTATCAATCGAATCTTCTAAGGCATAATTATTCCAAGTATATTTTACTAGGAATGGCAAAATTAATtgatcaatatatataaaaaaatatttcaaactTAAATCAATACCAAGTTTCTTATTacttttcatcttttttattaatattaatatattataaaatttataataaaaactatATATTTTGGATTCTTGAGATatcatattctttatttcttCAGGTAATTCAAATtcaaaagaaagaaatatttttgcttctcttattattttcttaattCTATTATCGAAATTTACTATAATGTTTTTTGTCTTTGGATGTTTTACGAAAACCGTTACATTTAAactgttcatattttttgtgtACGATAACCAatgtttaaataatttatttttatattcttcaatAAATTTAGAAATTTTTaagtataattttaatacttCTTTTCCAATGCCCCCtttgaataaaatatttttccttttctccTTCTCCTTcttctcattattattattatatatattattgttgtaaTTCTTTTTCGGTTTCGGTTTTGATTTCTGTATTTTTACTTCTTTATtaaattcatttaatttttcctcttcttctttatctttaaaattgtttttttcttctttttctaattCAATTTCTTCCTTATATTCATCATCAGGTACATCTTCTTTTAATAcatgattatttttatcgaTAGATAAAACTTCCTTTTTATGTGCAATTACATTttcattgtttttttttttttcataatcttCTAACAATTCTAAAACTTGCTGTTGTAACGAACTAACTATTTGAACCttatcattaattttttcataaatatgTTCATCAGGGGTAGGTGCTTTTTTTATCTCTTCCATGTccttatatatttccttatCACTGTCTTTTTTGTCagagttatatattttttttttacctatATTCTTTAGGTTTTTATGTATATCGTGATTAACAAAAGTATTCATATTAATGTGGAACTTTTCatcatacataatattattgttgttatcattttcatcaagaaatattttaatgataTGATTTATCTTATAATTAATGCTTAAGGtccaaaatatattttttaaataattaatatttttatttgtacttaagttgtttttataattttctaaATCGTTATTTATagaatttaatatttctaaaaACTGTTGTAAGAGTATATCATATTTTGTTTGTATAAAAGTAATTAAATAATCTCTTATGAAAGAttctttaaatttaaaaaatataaaaaatgaaagcaTAATATTTGaactattatttaataaagtaATCATATGTTCTTGTAAGTCACTTTCTAATTCTGATATATATACTCTTAATTCAACAAAATCTctatcaaaataattatctGTATAATTTAACATATCCTCTGtatgttttaatttaaattcttttatatatttgttaaatgTCTTGGTAATATTCTGTACACAATCAaattttatactttttaatatCTGAAATTgtttaatacataaaaataaatctactaatttttttaaacgtctacaaaatatttctaatttacaaaatataactTTAGAGTTTAAATCAACACTTATACTTGTTGAATTATTCTCTTCAAAAAAACATTTCAGACTTTCAAattcttctttatatatttcatgtaatttaaaacataaattaaatttcTCAATTAAATTATCAGGGTCTAATAACCATAAATTatgttcttcattttttagtTTGTctctttttatatcatcatttaaatatatacttcctttttttccatcttttaaattttcaaACGATCGGTTACCATGCTTTTCtccatcatcataattattattattataattatcgtctctatcataattattttctcTTGTAAAACCATTAAAATGATCTTCCTCCTGTTCATTCACTTCATAGTattcatcatcatcgtcatcgtcataattataactttcattatcattactattatggctattattatcactattattatcactattattatcactattattatcatcatcattaacattattattatcattatcataatcattattattgttgttattattatctttatttttttgggttgaataattttttccatcatttttttcatataaattatccTCCATATCTTCATTATTCTCTCCATCCATATCACGTCTTCTTCTTTCctcatttcttttatttttgcctttattttgtttcctttttattcttctgatttttttttttttggcacAATAAATTTCCTCCTTACATTTAATAATCATCTGATtagttatttttataaataaattgttAAGCTTATTTGGAGTATTATAAAAACGTGCTACCAAATAAATCATTTTAATTGAATTTAAGAGAGATGGTATATTgtcaataatattttctacattacataaatataaagataaaataaattgttCTATACTTTCtagatattttatattatctttactTTCATTAAATTCATTTTCAATTTTCGTTTCTAATTCTCtccatttatttaatatatcaaatgtatatgtatatttttgttcttcattatttgtattatttatattaatattatttataatacttttaatttctttactTCTTAATTCttcaattataaataataaatatcgaTGTTTATATCTCCAATATTGTATTTCGATAAATGGACCAACATCTATATTTGATGTCTTATATTGTTGTATTTTCATTTGCATATCATTAAATAAgttttctaatatatttaaatattttgttaaatGTGCTGtttcattctttttcttatttattttatattcactTTCATTTCCTTTCTTTTGAAACTCTCTAATAGTTGATATGGATGATGAACAagatgaaatatttttatcttcccattcttcatcatttaatatattttcatccttttttttatcattattaatttcaGAATCATATATTTGCATTCGCAATTTTACTTTCTTTATATCTTCTAATATTAAGATGAATTCATTTAGCTCTTTTATATAAGTATTAAATTCCatcataaatttatttatatcgtCACTAGACACGTTTGTATTAATCaatttgttatttataaACAGTGGATATATTATCTTATTAAGCATTAATTTTAACGTATCCAAAATATTAGGAGATAATATcccatataatattttcttatcatcttttctatttttatttaaatgcttataaaaataaacaattttctgatcaaattttatattctctTCCTTTGCAATAACCATTTCGTTATTTTCTAAACTAAACAACAATAAATCATTTTCCTCATCACATAGAAACTTTTCAACAACagttttcttttcttcaatatttttatctattaagtaatcaatattattttcttctttataggAAAATTTAAGTTTATTCAGAACCCACTTGTATGTGTTATAAATTTGAGAATCTTGATTCTTCCTCTccatcatataattatttttttctaaatattataaggtattcacaaaaaaaaaaaaaaaaaaaaa is part of the Plasmodium falciparum 3D7 genome assembly, chromosome: 9 genome and harbors:
- a CDS encoding dynein heavy chain, putative, coding for MMERKNQDSQIYNTYKWVLNKLKFSYKEENNIDYLIDKNIEEKKTVVEKFLCDEENDLLLFSLENNEMVIAKEENIKFDQKIVYFYKHLNKNRKDDKKILYGILSPNILDTLKLMLNKIIYPLFINNKLINTNVSSDDINKFMMEFNTYIKELNEFILILEDIKKVKLRMQIYDSEINNDKKKDENILNDEEWEDKNISSCSSSISTIREFQKKGNESEYKINKKKNETAHLTKYLNILENLFNDMQMKIQQYKTSNIDVGPFIEIQYWRYKHRYLLFIIEELRSKEIKSIINNININNTNNEEQKYTYTFDILNKWRELETKIENEFNESKDNIKYLESIEQFILSLYLCNVENIIDNIPSLLNSIKMIYLVARFYNTPNKLNNLFIKITNQMIIKCKEEIYCAKKKKIRRIKRKQNKGKNKRNEERRRRDMDGENNEDMEDNLYEKNDGKNYSTQKNKDNNNNNNNDYDNDNNNVNDDDNNSDNNSDNNSDNNSHNSNDNESYNYDDDDDDEYYEVNEQEEDHFNGFTRENNYDRDDNYNNNNYDDGEKHGNRSFENLKDGKKGSIYLNDDIKRDKLKNEEHNLWLLDPDNLIEKFNLCFKLHEIYKEEFESLKCFFEENNSTSISVDLNSKVIFCKLEIFCRRLKKLVDLFLCIKQFQILKSIKFDCVQNITKTFNKYIKEFKLKHTEDMLNYTDNYFDRDFVELRVYISELESDLQEHMITLLNNSSNIMLSFFIFFKFKESFIRDYLITFIQTKYDILLQQFLEILNSINNDLENYKNNLSTNKNINYLKNIFWTLSINYKINHIIKIFLDENDNNNNIMYDEKFHINMNTFVNHDIHKNLKNIGKKKIYNSDKKDSDKEIYKDMEEIKKAPTPDEHIYEKINDKVQIVSSLQQQVLELLEDYEKKKNNENVIAHKKEVLSIDKNNHVLKEDVPDDEYKEEIELEKEEKNNFKDKEEEEKLNEFNKEVKIQKSKPKPKKNYNNNIYNNNNEKKEKEKRKNILFKGGIGKEVLKLYLKISKFIEEYKNKLFKHWLSYTKNMNSLNVTVFVKHPKTKNIIVNFDNRIKKIIREAKIFLSFEFELPEEIKNMISQESKIYSFYYKFYNILILIKKMKSNKKLGIDLSLKYFFIYIDQLILPFLVKYTWNNYALEDSIDNLFKELYYFDESINSLYYIIKDHIYYNIKLLYKILDYKNERLVIHRQKKMFNKRIILCNSISKKIQIAIFDILSNIQYVYEDKLKSIITKEEIINTRNYYYEIFLSTLKKIYLKNIKILINTWSNFDDNNNNNNKGSTQNNMDNMMNYKNMNSDINNNNNNNNNDYNYNYNVVEILLLIQENDIIINPSIKSIKENIKKIINVSINNLIYIDNWITTEDLIRQFHGNSENEEEHDMEDLSNKTKKRDQIKKRSEQKNEENKFLSNDEIKRKKKKKKNIFDQVLDFSYFSKNNLNESGNSIEEELNMENENCVDNLNYYFEFYEKIREDKNIEKELLKLNDKLFAFQNAVDNFIKKFEKYKYIIKNFHLQKEQNNNNNNNNSDNNNNNNNKSNVIGDYNKQKDMMNDKILDMDNYMKDREDDEEKERNLLNFTENEDDLENVNMKSSTKGILDDDNIDNSDDNDSDNNNGDNSDDDDDDDDNNNNNNNNNNNNNFKKYKEEEEKIKKFIEIKKDINNIESCYMLNMFKFNLESFKMYLINIIENEALECAKNVIEPLKKKSDMLIKKINTLKIKLKKKIIDIDSLYYVINIIKKIHIFESTIDIVLNPINDMLNILEFYMSNFLKKQMDSLRHSNNYDEEENYQIKFINNLEKKKSSGQLYNLDDSYNKNLLFTFNKLNVMKKKFVSFYKFEVEKKNLILSKFNELINLTKHVEEEIQEKKTTMKNELINNIYSFKIDIKTFREHFLKMNFKSEHINPLNAFELLKRYKEEINMLKNKYNSYYKGESIFGLKHQTHSDLFLSSNEIHNFYSLYDLYVQLKEKLNEWKNLKWFDGIQKMKELKNEILSFEKKCSQLPKNLKIIVIYKNLMKEIFYFKEITPIVDELEKKNILKRHWIEIINILKEKKKKDITGKEKKIQKKSYADEQKDHPKDNINNKSNNNKNNNKNNNINNNNNQVINEKVHQIDPLVDMEKNNVLEDLNVQQMSNENKNVKQVELINDLEHQTNKTSTQKDVFEKNDNNDNNDKNNINLIHGDTDENMYNTSEFEDEKMKKKNIENKKRINDQTDEEIISKKDISFQDGGLLEESAYLDEEEYINNLNKLDLDNMDFFIKDIINYHLLKKKDDILDICDSAEKEASIEEKINEQYKIWNETCFQFSKWKNRDYACILVGSKVIEIQESLEESQILLNNINSTKYSKPFKSKLLLLLNKLSDCSDIVERWIKVQMLWCSMESVFTSGDIARQMPIESKRFHQIDKDWINIINIANESSIVIECCQSSMLKELLPNMQKGLESCQKSLESYLEGKRSKFPRFYFVSNLVLLKILSQGSDINIIQSELIKLFDAINYLTIKTIQNKKRIICINNKEKDDIETVQLVNHVTIDGNIENWLILLEKEMQKAIKKECKLGVSNSSQLFKTLNLKEFCDKNIAQVALICLQVMWTNDIEKCIYKYHSEKNILKVTNKKINYIMSELVNICLSDLGTKLNRTKYETLVTIHVHQRDLFTEISAKIKEHKIKTTTDFDWIKQTRIYYKVEKNIILISISDVDFIYSYEYLGIKERLCITPLTDRCYLTCAQALGLCYGGAPAGPAGTGKTETVKDLGRTLGIYVIVTNCSNQHKYKDMAKIFKGLCRSGLWGCFDEFNRINLDVLSVVAMQIESIVTAKKQSLKYFLFPGDSKSINLNPSSAYFITMNPGYAGRQLLPENLKIFFRFISMMVPDRQIIIKVKLASVGYLDIDNLSNKFKSLYNLCEEQLSKQKHYDFGLRNILSVLRTAGDTKRSAGPNENDEEMLLMRTLRDMNLSKLIHDDVLLFLSLLNDVFPKFHNITKKSFQLIEENVLQIIKKKKLCAKGKWILKILQLYETSLVRHGFMLVGNTLTGKTEILNILTSALTNIGSVTKIITLNPKAITSEHMYGVKDNLSEEWTPGIFANIWEKYNNNNLKYNTWIVCDGPVDAIWIENLNTVLDDNKILTLANNDRIPMTDNTKIAFEVENLNNASPATVSRAGIVYISDSDLGYRPFIYSWLQKLKDINTYGMTLYAIFNKLFIFYLDKIQILSFLKENCKFVMDITDSILILQTINLLNSQIIQYINAINNFMYNEEDLNKIFFLDTNEKKLLPHSQKLIKSNIEEENNIYEQENGIPSSEMKKGKDQLLNDEKYKSSNKLEDTKNMTLPNDLGKKPLFPTLEKKNDKYGKNLDNIKNEQKDQNDEEKNKKMDKKEADHDQQQDEEEKEQEEEYDDDTKLDGINNYTLSSGTKYEKVNIDECEEIMLYSIVWGLCGLLEYKDRLKVHNFLLKNVPVLKNVMGVNKKLYTEENEKIKQQQPKKKKELQPKGDYNDYVSTKQNKEEDKNNIELDNEQNVEDGEEFENEISLIYDFYFDMKLKKLVKWNVGPFKMPRNINSISSILIPTIETTKVEHIIKLISNIPIRCYNFHTYKSTLLLGSTGSAKTSIALLYTSKQEKNTKRFNFSSVTTPEKFQLFIESELERKTGKTYGPIGNTKSIIFIDDMSMPKINEWGDQSTLELLRQLIEFQGFYFLDKDKRGNFKKIIDLEYIGCINHPGCGNNDIPKRLKSKWFNVNILPYNLNSINTIYGTVLRTKFNKKQNFSDEIIENIDKVILCTINLFGRLKKHLLPVPSRFHYLYTTRDLAKIFYSMLLCPYESIDNNLYNFLCLWKHECERVLIDKLSRMEDKTFSLDQLKQIFNQYYPSYKDICEKNIYFSYFYVSEKEQQLYMIENDLIENNTTQEKTENNKINITISPSYINDTSNNLISTKLDNTNELNEKIDDTKTRSNSALYRRNDVDNQNIINNNNILTKEGDNNGDIDNINTFSFSWMKKDYKIVVDFERLRYIVYEYMKEYNINNVKKLDLVFFDDSLKHLIIINRVMQTPNGSCMLVGVGGSGKRSLTKLSVFISEQVLFQLNITKTYTKNLFFEDLKSLYISAGQMNKKTTFLLSDSDIEKNDFILEHVNSILSTGLVYGLFIKDEKEAICAEMKESYLKEMNKSNQSSKIKGGKKKKNKNDYNNIDDMDMDEFHSKDSQSKSDASSTSSIDNDSISNENITNKKKKKDEKVINDFNVSSNVIFDYLLDNVRNNLHIFLCFSPIHKEFALRYQQFPCIYNCVTINWFLKWPLEALVNVSTAYLNNFNIDIEDNLKDDFFNLFAIVHNKVSDTCDTYKERMRRNTYVTPKSYLSFIDLYKQMYVKKYDEIKCLKESVDIGLKKLNEAAMDVQKMRESLTSEEEKLKESDEQMNILLEKVKDESLKAEKQSVEVSKFRDKCIKEKDLILKDQEEADKDLKAALPYLHEAEEAIKSITGKDITELKSMKTPSDIIRIVFDGVLILLQGKLKEPKIDVKYVNKQHIDFIQDSFDEYAKPLMADIRFLNLLFDFSKNEKDNINEETIELLKPYIQSTFFKTQIAKKASVAAEGLCKWVGAMAMYNQASKIVKPKMSYLKIQTGRLEDALKQLAEAEDSLLKAQLFVENLNLDIENMFKKKKALEETALKTKQRIEQANKLINGLSSEKDRWTDDSNNFSNIKKKIVGDVFICSSFITYCGMFNTEFRNYLMNDVFYNYTKNIKNIPVSSNIDIIKYVLSSDDTKICDWSVQKLPNDKLSIENALICENSNKYVLLIDPQCQASNWIKNKEFQNDLSNQRCITTFNSTKFKDNLEYCLSEGKTLLIENVEEYIDPILDSVLEKQIIKKGKKNYILIENNLINFDEKFNLFMTTNIPNPNYSPEIYARCCVIDFTVTVKGLEDQLLGRVLTEEQKHLEITLKNIMIELKDNTKSLQDLDKQLLYKLNTSSSNLIEDEELIEVLNNTKLLSKELESKLKDSNEKKKEINEKREQYRSVALRGSILYFCIVDITNVNYIYNTSLHQFLEQFDLSIKKAEKGQHIKKRVESILYTLTNLIISYMERCLFDHHKIIFKLLISLKILLYDNIISNKDISFFLNPLSHYSPSNDMNNEMTNTNMLNDPMGVLKNKKNKKNNKEMINNNNNMSIAINAVINNTMDSSSMNNDTMNVYLGTNENDKNKKDTNTSDVMSSSSSTKTGSRTTTTTTTTTTTNNNNNNNNNNNMDGNSSNNAGDINSCKNNTSVTDHNISNKNKIDLHKKGAGKGKISSTKWLFKNEKLYKNIISLSNHSFGNDKNNRFFYDILNVIQLNENTWKNYYDILDIENKNIPYYNERLDVNSQISSFIKLCLIRCLREDRTILCANKFVDEVLNRNSDTIKHETLENIFSESSNRKPFLFLLSLASDPTNMIDDFAKKFKKYPTDKISMGEGQEVIAKEKLKNGIISGNWLILQNCHLNKNFIIDVYNMLKNLNEIEEDFRLFLTSEPDDEFPICILHGSIKISTSLSSGIKNNMRKIYKDIIKEDILEKIDDDKYRKIIYSLSYLHCVLCERKKFGPLGWCVPYEFSITDLFASYLFIEKHLYSTLLVNRPIDWESIHYMLAEVQYGGKVTDDLDRELLLTYVQYYFNEDLFRMKSEGSSEYLNLPKFYEITNFKNFIEKIPNIDTPSVLDLHNNAEITYRVNESRQVLNSILEIQPRDVDQGEEKSMETVVQEMCLGILQNLPTDINLEDVKKILYRKNKNIQPNMQTNTQLNVTCNLGATTKNFGILENSSYKGKNRDYNIDTNDNVNNNILQKSVMLNNPNNYTANVGKYIIPGDNKNKNLGLVKENELSLDIPDIAYWENDNEGEKNVQYNFSPLQVFFLQEMERIKKVIDLVKVNLNDIISAIDGSKIMTADLQNDTKYIFSQSVPKKWIYDASETEISWICNNLNQWLNILNLRYEQIMNYIYNGKLKSYWLPGFFNPQGFLTSMKQEITRLNKKDQLSLDEVVLYTDIKNYDVEKIKEFPEHGFNIHGLFIEGSKWNWQEGKLEESSPKILCENMPVIHITVVSNKDKKIKFIENNKHMFYNCPVYKYNVRTDKYFIFRIHLKSDIDPSIWKLRGTSLLCSKD